A segment of the Cinclus cinclus chromosome 3, bCinCin1.1, whole genome shotgun sequence genome:
AGTGTTCAAAGGCGTGGGCAAACTCCAGGCCACTGAAGACGACGAAGGGCTCCAAGAACTGCTGCAGCCGCTCCAGAGGCCCCGTGCTGCCCGCAGCCCTGCGGAGCTCCTGGATCTGCACGTCAAGGTAGCGGGCAAACCGCTCGCTCACCTGCaagggacagggctggctgCGGACAGGACTCACCAGGTGCCCGCAGGGCAACgtccctgcagggagcagctgggaagctCCGGCACTCCCGAGCAGGGGCTGAGGGTGCCCAGGCACCGGCCCAAGGCAGGAGTGTGCCAGGGCCGGGCCCACGCTGGGATGAGCGCCATGCGTCTGAGCTGGGCACCATCCAGGGTGCCAGGCCAGGGTTCAGTGACTCGGGGGGAACAGGACAGCCCCCACCCAGAGACTGCCCCTGTGCCGTGGGCCAGGGCAGCTCCCCGGCCCGTGCCCAGAGCCGCGGCACCGGGGCCGCGCTCCCTGGACTCACGTGCAGGGCAGTCaggaaggagagctgcagcaaagCCCCCGCAAAGCCCTGGCCCAGGGCCAGCACGAAGGTGGCCTGCTGCCCGAAGAGCTCCTCCGTGGCCCCGCGCAGGCGCCGGTACAGCCGGCAGTACCGCTCCGCGAGGTCCGGTGCCTGCCCCGCCGCCTCCAGGAACCGCTGCACCTGCGGGAGCAGGGCGAGGGCTGAGCCCCCAGCAGGATGTGCCCCTTGGaacagcccctgccctgccgtgccctgccctgccagcagcaacTGCCTGGGTCCCTGGGGCTCGGGGTCCTGGTGCTGCTGCGGGGCTGCCAAGCTGGGAGTGCAGCTctgagggctgggcaggggctgtgggggcGCTACGgagacacagcagcagcccagcagaaaATAACAGCTCGCCACTGGACCCAGCTCCtggcctgcagcagcagcctggcaaacgcagcagggctgtccccacaTCGCTGCAGGCTCTGTGCAGGCCAGGGACAGCCCCGTGCCCTCCCCGTGCTCCCAGGGCACTGCCAGACCCCGCTCCCTGCTCCAACCACCCAGGGAAGGTCCCACACCCCTCCCAGTCGGCCCTCCAGGCTCTACCTGCTGCTGCACCACGCCACGCCAGCACTGTGAGATTCCCCACAGGCCTCTGGACTTCTCCACCACCGCCTTTGCAGTCCTGGCCAGCACCTCCTtgttcttcccctccttcccacctGCCAAGGGTCAACCTCAGGCTCCGTGTGCCTCCATGGGCAGGCCCCGCAATGACCCcccacagcagggcagaggggacgCTGGGGAGGCCACCGCTGGGGCATGACCACAAGCCTTCCCTGCCCCAGGAGCCTCTGTGCCATCGGACGCTCCCCAGAGGAGCCCCACGGCCACAGCCTGGCACTCTGGAGCAGCGCCcacccagccccagagcagggcagccccgGCTCACCAGCTGCTCTGGTCTCCTCTGCCTCGCGGCCGCCGGGGTCCACGTGCACCAGGAGCTGGGTCAGGCGCCGCACGCAGGAACCAAAGGCAGCCCTGTGCCCCGCGGCACGGCGGGGCAGCTCCGCGCTCTCCAGGTACTCGCTCAGCAGCCAGGCCAGGGGACTGACACCATCAGCATCTGCAAGGCCAACCAGACTCAGAGCCAGGTGCCTctgcctggggcacagcacGGCTGGGTCCCGGAGAGCGCGGGGTACCTGGGCTGGTGATGCTCTGCACCAAGGGGTTCACCAGGGCCTCCCAGAACGTCCTGCCCAGTGCCTGGGCTGCCTCGTCGTCAGGAAGGAAGCGGTTGGCAAAGCCCTGCTCGTGCTGCAGCGCCCGGTTCAGTCTGCAACAGCCACCGGGCAGCGCACGGTGCCAAGGGCTGGAGAACTCCCACGGGAAAGCAGAGCGCAGTGctggctccctgctctgcccttgcCAAGGCACCGTGGCTCACTGGCCCCACTAGCCCCCAGCAGCCAGCGAGGGTCCCTTGCTCCCTCTGGGACCTGCCCCCAATGGCCCTTGGGGCCCTCGCAGCCCCCGACAATTGGCAGCTGGGCAGTGCCTGGACCATGAGATCCTGCTGTGCCTGCCCAACCTCTGCCACGTCAGGATGTGCTGGCCCTGGCGGGAGATCAGCATCCCCCTCTGAGGGGTTAGCCCAGCTTAagcccagggaccccaaggTGGCCCTGGCCATCCAGGACCCGACGGCCAGGAAGGAGCAAGGGTCCCTCCCATCCACGTGGCACATTcagcagctcctttcccagccctgcgGTCCCCTCACAGGCTGCCAGCCGCGTGTCCCCCGGGCCCTGGGACACCAGGCACGCGATGGCACGGCCAGGACGCAACTCACCTGCCAAAGAGCTGCGGCAGCCGCCCCCGGTCTCGGCAGATCTCCTGGCTCCAGGCATGAGCCCGAGCAGTGCAGGAGAGGAACGTCCGCCGGCACAGCTGCTCCTTGAAGATGGGCCAGAAAGTGGGCTTGGGACCCAGCACCTCGATGCCACGCACACGTGTGTCAATGCCACCCTGCGGGAGAGCGGGACCCTGGGTTCCTCGGGCACGGCCCCGACGCCCCGACGCCCCACGCTGCCGCTCCCCGGCCGGCCCTGCTCCCCTACCTGCTGGCACCGCTTCACCCGGATCTGGATGACGGGCCAGAAGCGGGTCATGTTCTCCAGCAGGATCACTCTGCTGTCCGAGGGCAGGATGGTCACCTGCAGGGAGGCGTTGAGCCCTCAGCACGACGGGCAGCCCGAAGAGGCACCGCAGCTCCTGCCGTTCCCACCTCCCCGAGGGCACCTCCCAGGGCCTCACTCCAGAGCCAGACCTCCACGGGGCACAGCAAGGACAAGCCCGCCACTCCCACGGGGACTCACCGCGTTGAGCTCCGTCCTGATGGTGGCAGGGCTGTCCCCGCCCAGCACCACCACCCGGGATGGCATATAGCTGGAGTCCTCGCTGGCCACCAGCAtgctcagctccctgcagcacagcaaacacgGGGCTGCCCAGCTCTCCCCACCTCCCCGCGCTAGCCCCTGGCAGCGCCACGCCCTGCCGGCCACGTCCCGCCGCCCCCAGGGCGGGGCCCGCTGTGGCAGGGCTGCCACAGATCCCCAAAGCCCTCTCCTCCACACACAGCCCTCCCGGCCCAGCCCCACCTGATCACCACTCCACACTGCATGTGCACAGTGATGAAGTGCGAGCCGGTGCTGCCGTTCGACTCCCAGAAGGTCTTGGGGTTCCTGTCCGTGAGCCTGCAGGCCAGGTGcgagttggaagagacctgcACCTTCTCCCAGCACCTGTCCTCCTTCACCTCCATGCTGGAACCTGCGGGCAGAGCACATGGAGCTTCCGGCCACCAAGCCTGCCGTCAACTCCCCCTGCCTGCACTCACCTCGGCACAGGTTGCGCAGGAAGACATCAAAGAAGGGGATGCTGATGGGCTGCTGGCTCCGGCGGTGCTCCTCAATCTGCCCCAGGACCAGCTGGGGGATGGGGCAAGGCTCTTACCGGGGGCCCCTCGTCCTCCTCCCCTCACCCCCCGCAGGGCTGCGCCAGCCAGAGAGCACAAGGCCGCCcctcagcagcagggacagcctggtGCTCCCAGACCCAAATCCCCAGCGCAGCCGGGCCCCCCCCCCCAGGCCCACCTGGATGCAGCCAGCCAAGATGCTGCTCGTCAGCTTCTCGTAGAGGCTGGCGTACTTCTCACACTCCAtcaccagctccagcagggccgGCGCCAGCGACGGGACGGTGCTGTGCTTTTCCAGGGCTTTGGACAGAGCCTCGTGGGTGCCCACGTGGCACATCACCACCACACAGTCCTTGCAGGCGCTGCCCAGGCGGTGCAGGAAGCCAACAACCTCCTGCAGCACCTACCGAGACGCAGCCGTGAGCAGACGGGGCACCGCTGGCAACTCCCCGGGCCCCCCAGCAGCCGGAGCTGCAGCTCCATTCCCCTCATCCCAACCCCACCAGCACCcaccagagcctggcagggcacagccagacTGGGCACGCGGCCGCCAGGACACGGCCAGCGCAGCCGCTCCCCCCCTCTCCCAGCACCTCGGACACGAGGCCAGGCTGCCACCAGCAGGGCCCTGCTTGCCCAGAGCCAGGCCGGGCCGAGGCACGGCCGGCGCAGCCACCCCCGCCTGCCGGGAGTCCCGGGGCCCCCTcacctcccagctgctgctgtgggtgctcAGGAAGGACACACAGGGCTCCACACTCTCGTGCCAGGGCAGCGCATCCTCCTGGTAACCGTCCAGGAACCTGTTCAGGATCCTGGGTGATGGAAGGGGCCTGCTCAGGCCggggcacaggcacagcagtgctacagGCAGCCCTGCTTCCCTGCCCTGCATGGAAGGCTCCTCTCAGGACTGGGAGCCAAGGCTCCCCCGGCACCTTGCACACCCCACCAGCACCCAGGCGTGTCCTCTGCCGCCCCTGCGTGTCCCCCCCGGCCCCCAGGCACACACGCTGCCGTGTCCCCACACGGCCCTCTGCCCCAGGACGCTCCCATCAGCGCCTGCCTACGTGCTGGGGTGAGCCCGCCCCCAGTGAAGAACACCCCGCCAGAACCCGCAAACGTTCACTGGGTATCCCCAACGTGACCACCAGCACTCTCACACCTGCTGAGGGGGTCCCAGACCTCCCCAGTCACCCACCTGAGGATGCTCAGGCTCACGGCCttctctgtccccagcagctgcaAGCTGCGCAGCAACAGCTGGAAGCAGCTGtggtcctgcagcagctgggccaCCTGGCCACAGGGAACGGAGccttggctgcagagctgccgtTCCAGGGCCACCACCACCTCCTTGGACAAGATGCCATCGTCCAGGCCACCCAGCAGCATCTGCACGCCCTTGGGGTCCAACGGGACCTCTCCGCCTGTCGTGACAGGGACACGTGAGCCCAGCCCGGGCCCTCGCTCGGTGGCAGCAGCCCCTCAGGGCGCTCTGCCCTGTCAGGCCGGGCAGCCCTGCCCGTGGCACCcgcggggccgcggccggggcagggtgggcagcgCGGTACCTGCAGCCTCCGGGCCCAGGGGCAGCCGGTGCTCCGCCAGGCGATTGATGGCGCTGAGGGCCAGCACCGCCTGGGGGCAGCCGCTGCTCTGCccctccctccagcagctctgcagcaccgCCGGGAGACCGCAGCTCGCCAGCTGCTCCGCCAGGCCCCGGTGCCCGTCCATCAGCATGTTCACCACCAGCAGCCCGTTCCGCACCCCTGAGGAGCCCCTGCAGGGACACGGCCGTGCCACTCTCCTCCCCCAGCCGCAGAGCCTGCCCTGCGCCCACCCGCCCGTCCTTTCCCCCGCACGCTCGCCCCAGCCTCAGCCGCTCCCCACACTCTGCCCCTACCCTGGGACCCTCTGCATGGtgctcagggcagcagggatGCTCCTCAGCAGGCTGGCAGAGCCCTCGCTGGAGGCAGAGCCGATGCTGGCAAAGATCTCCCGCATCATCTGCGCGTCGCCGTGGTTCCAGGGCAAGCACTTCCCTCTGGCACCTCCCGGCTCACCGTCCGCAGCTCCCACCAGCACCTTCAGGGCCTGCCGGGACAAGAGCGGCGCTCAGGCCGGCGGCCCCTCCGCCACCCCCGGCGCGGCCCTGCCCACCCCCGGCCACTCACCGCCAGCCCGGCCTGCTGCACCAGGGCGGAGCAGCCGTGCTGCCGCATGCAGCCCAGCACGGCCCGCACGCCGCCCTCCGTGGCAAAGGGCACTCGCCGCTCGTACCGGGCCAGCAGCACGGCCAGCAGCCGCAGCGTCACCGCCACCAGCGCCTTCTCTGCCACCTCCGTGCTCAGCAGCTCCACTGCCACCTGCACCAGCTTCTCCCTGCGCGGGACGGGACACCTCAGGCACAGCCTCCTGCCGCTGCCGGCACCTTGGGCCCCGCCAGCCGCCTCCTTGCTGCCCACCCCGCAGCTGGGACAGCCCCACCAACGGGCCTGCCTGGGACAGAGGCACACAGAATCCACTTCTCCTCTCGCACGTGGCTCCCTTCACGCTCCCACTGCCACCCCCCGctcttccagctcagcactgtccccgcctgcagcaggaggggtGCGCAGCACCCCAGCACTCACCCGGCGCTCCCCGCGCCCAGCCCGCCCTGGGCTGCGCCGACTTGCCGCTCCGACCTGGGCTCCTCCTCCAGCATCTTCAGGATGTGCTTGAGCCCAGCCAAGCGCAGCCCCGCcgctgagctgctgctctggaccACGTCCACCACAGCCTCAACCTTGGCCAGCGAGCCGCTCTCACTCAGCCCCTTGGAGCTGCCCAGCGCTGGCCGGAGGGACGGAGGCGTCAGGGCAGCGCTGACGCCTCCAGCGGCTCCCGGGGTGCCGCACACCCACGGACCCGGCACCCGCAGGCAGCCCCGCTTCAGGCAACCCCTGCCTGCACGGCCCCGTGCCCTGCCCACAGCCTTCCCCTGtggaggcagcagtgctgctgccagcaccgAGCCTGTGCCCCAGCGTGCGGCAGGACGTtaccctggctctgctcctccgTCGCCTCCGGCAAGAACAGCCCTTCCCTCTCCAAGAGCTCGCTGAACAGCTGCGAATCCGACTTCGCTGCCTCACCTCGGCCCTggggcggccccggggccgCACACGGGtctccctcctgtgctgcctcGGCCATCGCGCCTTCAGGGCCGCTGCTCCCGCAGCCGTCACCCTCTGAGGACTCTGCGGGGCTCCCTCCACCGTCCTGCTCCGCCCCGCTACCGAGGAAGTGTCTGGCGTAGACCCGGGAGCCACGCAGGTCACGCAGGGAGCTGCCCTGGCACCGCTTCTCCAGGACCCGCAGCACCTTCTGGGCCAGCTCCGCAGGTACCGACAGCTGCACCAGGCCCTCTTCGTCCACCTCCGACAGCCACCCCCACGGGGGCGAGTTAATCTCGGGCTCGCCACGCACCCCACGCCCCTTGCGGTGGCCACTGGCAGAACGGACAGAAAGGCTGCACCGCCACAGGTGCCCAGGGCCACTCCCCGCTGCCGCCCTGCCCTGGCtgacccagcccagctcccaccagccCACACCTCCCACCCGTGCTCACCACCCAGCTGCAACTGGCAGGATGACTCCACGGCCCTGCCTCGCCTGCCCAAACCCTGCTGGACAGTCACTCTTCCAGTCAGGGCACCctgcctttcctctcctctcccctccctgctctgctgggccaAGCTCTCCACGCTTTCGCCATCCCCGCTCACCCTCCCCTTTCTGCCCCGTccaggctgtccctgcacagctcaCACTTGCCATCTCCTCTGGGCCTGTTCCCTTCCCTAGTGCTCCCCTTGCTCCTCCCTCCcatttccctgctgcagccactggacCCTACCTGCtctccctggtgctgctggatgagACAGCTGATCTctttctgctcctgtgcttCCAGCTTCCTCACAAAGAAGAGCAGCTCCCACCATTCGCCACGGCTCAGTGTctctgcagccttgggcagctGCTGGCCCAGGTAAGGCAGGGAGTACAGCCCCCCCAAGGGCTTGCACAGGAATGATTGTGGAACTGCAGGGAAGCACAGCAAGGAAGGGCACTGTCAGCTCTGCCAAATCCCCTATCCTCTGCCGCATCCCCCTCATTCCCCAAAGAACAAACTCATGCTGGGCAGAAGAGCTCCTCAGTGTAGCCCCCCACAGCTTCTTGGGAGAAAGGAAGGTGACACGAGGGCAATGGGAGAGTTGGAACATGCTTGAAGGAGGCTGATGGGCTGCTCACCGGCTCTCAGTCTGTGGTTTCGTGTCAGGGCGTTCACCTTCTCCTGGCCCTCAAGCTCCTTTTGTTCTGAAGGGCCAATGATCTCCACCATGTGCCAGTGAACCCAGTACGTACAGCCCAGAGCTTGCCAGTACACCTGGGGAGGAGAGCCCAACACACACCCAGCTGGGAGAAGGCAATCCCATCCCCGCTGTCCCCATGCAAGGCTGCACAGGAGGAGAGCAGACAGGTCCCTTAACAGCTCCCCCAGCAGGGATACCTGCACTGGGGGCATGCCGTCGTTGCTGCGGCGGAACTCGCCCTCGTCGCCGGCGCTGACCTGCTCGTAGTCCTCGAGCATGCGCACCCTCATGCCGCTCACCAGCGTGGCCTGCACGTACTCCACGTAGCTGCTGCGGCTTGGGAAGGCCGAGCGCGTCTTGAAGCTCACGGGTTCCTTTGCTGGGGACGTGGGGGCTGCTTCGGCAGCAGCGCTGGCCGGGGTCTTGTGCTGGAAGATGGAGCGGGCAGGGCGAGGCTGCGGGTCCCCTTGGGGCAGCGGCTCTGCCTTGTGGCTGCGGCTCCAGCCCATCACGTGCACCAGCTCCGAGATGAGGTTTGCCATGGCCATGCTGAACTCAAACTCCTGCTTCACACGGCTCCTCTCCtcaggggcagggctgggcacagcgcagccctgctgctcctctccccgCTCCACGCCGCTGCTCAGCTTGTCCAGGAGAGAAGTCACACGCAGGTAGCGCTTCACCAGGACGAACAGCTGCTTGCCAGGGATCTGCAACAAGCACAGCTCTCACGCACGGTCTGCAGAGCACCTCCAGCCCCCAGCTCTCTCTGAGCCACCAGCTCATTCCCAGCCAGGCTCCCCTGAGAGCTCCAgaacagctggcagcagcagagacctcagcccagcctcccctccctgctggcaGACCGTGCTCTCCAGGTGCCTCTGCACCAC
Coding sequences within it:
- the LOC134042801 gene encoding cullin-9-like, producing the protein MVNEKHNGTLLVQLGPKLQACPKELLRQRRGHAGRPEYLVRWSVVSSEERAAGGSGASSAETKAENISMWMSAEEVCASCPALLGRRRPEGPKEEKAPGASDEASPDEASLLEMKADVRSLVQRAGRQVAEAGTPEGSILSTVHVLGAYASIGSLAGAFRETGALELLTTLLCHKEKRIRRAAGQMLRALGAHDAGSRAYVLLSLSQQDGIEQHMDFDSRCTLLELFAEITSSAEHCMSFEGIHLPQIPGKQLFVLVKRYLRVTSLLDKLSSGVERGEEQQGCAVPSPAPEERSRVKQEFEFSMAMANLISELVHVMGWSRSHKAEPLPQGDPQPRPARSIFQHKTPASAAAEAAPTSPAKEPVSFKTRSAFPSRSSYVEYVQATLVSGMRVRMLEDYEQVSAGDEGEFRRSNDGMPPVQVYWQALGCTYWVHWHMVEIIGPSEQKELEGQEKVNALTRNHRLRAVPQSFLCKPLGGLYSLPYLGQQLPKAAETLSRGEWWELLFFVRKLEAQEQKEISCLIQQHQGEQVDEEGLVQLSVPAELAQKVLRVLEKRCQGSSLRDLRGSRVYARHFLGSGAEQDGGGSPAESSEGDGCGSSGPEGAMAEAAQEGDPCAAPGPPQGRGEAAKSDSQLFSELLEREGLFLPEATEEQSQALGSSKGLSESGSLAKVEAVVDVVQSSSSAAGLRLAGLKHILKMLEEEPRSERQVGAAQGGLGAGSAGEKLVQVAVELLSTEVAEKALVAVTLRLLAVLLARYERRVPFATEGGVRAVLGCMRQHGCSALVQQAGLAALKVLVGAADGEPGGARGKCLPWNHGDAQMMREIFASIGSASSEGSASLLRSIPAALSTMQRVPGGSSGVRNGLLVVNMLMDGHRGLAEQLASCGLPAVLQSCWREGQSSGCPQAVLALSAINRLAEHRLPLGPEAAGGEVPLDPKGVQMLLGGLDDGILSKEVVVALERQLCSQGSVPCGQVAQLLQDHSCFQLLLRSLQLLGTEKAVSLSILRILNRFLDGYQEDALPWHESVEPCVSFLSTHSSSWEVLQEVVGFLHRLGSACKDCVVVMCHVGTHEALSKALEKHSTVPSLAPALLELVMECEKYASLYEKLTSSILAGCIQLVLGQIEEHRRSQQPISIPFFDVFLRNLCRGSSMEVKEDRCWEKVQVSSNSHLACRLTDRNPKTFWESNGSTGSHFITVHMQCGVVIRELSMLVASEDSSYMPSRVVVLGGDSPATIRTELNAVTILPSDSRVILLENMTRFWPVIQIRVKRCQQGGIDTRVRGIEVLGPKPTFWPIFKEQLCRRTFLSCTARAHAWSQEICRDRGRLPQLFGRLNRALQHEQGFANRFLPDDEAAQALGRTFWEALVNPLVQSITSPDADGVSPLAWLLSEYLESAELPRRAAGHRAAFGSCVRRLTQLLVHVDPGGREAEETRAAGGKEGKNKEVLARTAKAVVEKSRGLWGISQCWRGVVQQQVQRFLEAAGQAPDLAERYCRLYRRLRGATEELFGQQATFVLALGQGFAGALLQLSFLTALHVSERFARYLDVQIQELRRAAGSTGPLERLQQFLEPFVVFSGLEFAHAFEHFYRHYLGDRLLTQGPSWLEGGVVEQIGLCFPSRFPQDMLSNLAESEELQRQFCLFQLQEQDKRLLELDTGLDEVLGTAAVADAPEVKVLALSPRCWPVSPLCYMENPGRFFPAVLTSPLDEFADFCRQSQGRPGWECTKPRRLQWTWLGHAELRFGDCVLHVSTLQMYVLLCFNNAQEVAVEALLQATGLPADLVHQALTPLTHGQGVLVGSCTPGGVLRLNQAALAQSSGRQLRLLPQQRYLRTERAEVSALERKRNVLCCLITRILKVEKQLHIDNLVFRVIDACQKGELGPGVQFLSFCCHSVDVLSCILHLLNQGYLRRQEGRPHVLEYISAESTTLPTSQVQPQVAFQTVEIKTAASLASAERRQTFSTFR